The Chryseobacterium aureum genome contains a region encoding:
- a CDS encoding DUF4932 domain-containing protein — protein sequence MKKLFLVFVSLSGTFGFSQKNTSPFSVTYNKNIETYFLAEILSAEHRKNNKDFELYKIKECSVYQPIVKKALQQYTHLKNSDIAVSTAKLNDLLMEKYGSGNDVLMKPLMYHKEFPDLEWMNDYHFENTHLTKEQNKEATDLIKNYLSELSKFYIQENIAQFFKENETFYKGGIAEYSKQIPDGFTKAMELFYGERFNSYTIIISPMMMWPIEDNEGRGIGTNVILPSGQQNIYEIASPFVKVQKPGEFGYDHQFQARFLSVHEFGHSFVNKEVNRHKDKLTKFKDLFEKSKLKETMIKTGGYGDYLTCVAEHLVRLGEIETARIQKDDQRLERLKDYHLKNNFIFLPLLEEKIKEYNSNRKKYKTFGEFIPKLLEVFENSSVSFIDNELDKIKK from the coding sequence ATGAAAAAGTTATTCTTAGTTTTTGTCTCATTGAGTGGTACATTCGGTTTTTCGCAGAAAAATACATCCCCATTCTCTGTTACTTACAATAAAAATATTGAGACATATTTTCTTGCAGAAATACTGTCTGCAGAGCACCGGAAAAATAATAAGGATTTTGAGCTTTATAAGATAAAAGAATGTTCTGTTTATCAGCCGATTGTTAAAAAAGCTTTGCAGCAATATACCCATTTGAAAAATTCAGACATTGCAGTTTCAACGGCTAAACTCAATGATCTTTTGATGGAAAAATACGGATCCGGAAATGATGTGCTCATGAAACCTCTGATGTATCATAAAGAATTTCCGGATTTGGAATGGATGAATGATTATCATTTTGAAAACACTCATCTTACAAAAGAACAGAATAAAGAAGCAACAGATTTAATTAAAAATTATCTTTCAGAGCTTTCAAAATTCTACATTCAGGAGAATATAGCACAGTTTTTTAAAGAGAATGAAACCTTTTATAAAGGTGGAATAGCGGAATACAGCAAACAGATTCCTGACGGATTTACAAAAGCTATGGAACTATTTTATGGTGAACGTTTTAACAGCTATACCATTATTATTTCTCCTATGATGATGTGGCCCATTGAAGATAATGAAGGAAGAGGAATTGGCACCAATGTTATATTACCCTCCGGACAACAGAATATTTATGAGATTGCAAGTCCTTTTGTAAAGGTGCAGAAACCTGGAGAATTCGGCTATGATCATCAGTTTCAGGCACGGTTCCTGAGTGTTCATGAATTTGGACATTCATTTGTTAATAAAGAAGTCAATCGTCATAAAGATAAGCTCACAAAGTTTAAAGATTTATTTGAAAAGTCAAAATTAAAGGAAACGATGATCAAAACCGGAGGATACGGAGATTATCTGACCTGTGTTGCTGAACATTTGGTAAGGCTGGGCGAGATTGAAACTGCCAGAATTCAAAAAGATGATCAAAGGCTGGAAAGGCTTAAGGACTATCATTTGAAAAATAATTTTATTTTTCTTCCGCTCTTGGAGGAAAAAATAAAAGAATATAACTCTAACAGAAAAAAATATAAAACATTTGGAGAGTTCATCCCCAAACTGCTTGAGGTCTTTGAAAACAGTTCAGTATCATTTATTGATAATGAACTTGATAAAATAAAAAAATAA
- a CDS encoding 2-isopropylmalate synthase has protein sequence MSSEKIEIFDTTLRDGEQVPGCKLNTEQKLIIAEKLDGLGIDIIEAGFPISSPGDFESVSEISKLVKNAKVCGLTRANKKDIDVAAEALRLARRPRIHTGIGTSDSHIQYKFNSTREDIIERAAEAVRYAKTYVEDVEFYAEDAGRTDNEYLARVCEAVIKAGATVLNIPDTTGYCLPEEYGQKIKYLRENVKGIEKAVLSCHCHNDLGLATANSIAGVINGARQIECTINGLGERAGNTALEEVVMILKQHKDLNLHTDVNSRMLNEMSAMVSDLMGMSVQPNKAIVGANAFAHSSGIHQDGVIKNRETYEIIDPAEVGVNASSIVLTARSGRSALAYRFKHIGYEVTKNELDYLYQEFLKIADLKKEIGNDDLSMMMDSFSRKIG, from the coding sequence ATGAGTTCTGAGAAAATTGAAATTTTTGATACCACACTGAGAGATGGGGAGCAGGTCCCGGGATGTAAACTGAATACGGAACAAAAACTGATCATCGCAGAAAAGCTTGATGGGCTGGGGATTGATATCATTGAAGCAGGATTTCCAATTTCAAGTCCCGGAGACTTTGAATCGGTTTCGGAAATTTCAAAACTGGTGAAAAATGCAAAGGTATGTGGACTCACAAGAGCAAATAAGAAGGATATTGACGTAGCAGCAGAAGCCCTGAGGCTGGCGAGAAGACCAAGAATCCATACCGGAATCGGAACTTCTGATTCTCATATTCAATATAAATTCAACTCCACAAGGGAAGATATTATTGAAAGAGCGGCAGAGGCCGTAAGATATGCGAAAACGTATGTGGAAGACGTAGAATTTTACGCCGAAGATGCAGGGAGAACGGATAACGAATATCTGGCAAGAGTTTGCGAAGCAGTTATCAAAGCAGGAGCAACGGTTCTGAATATTCCTGACACTACAGGATATTGTCTTCCGGAAGAATATGGACAGAAAATAAAATACCTCAGAGAAAATGTAAAAGGTATTGAAAAAGCAGTGCTTTCATGCCATTGCCATAATGATCTGGGGCTTGCTACCGCCAATTCTATTGCCGGGGTCATCAACGGCGCACGCCAGATAGAATGTACCATCAACGGATTAGGAGAAAGGGCGGGGAATACAGCCTTGGAAGAAGTCGTCATGATTTTAAAACAGCATAAAGACCTGAATCTGCATACCGATGTCAATTCAAGGATGCTGAATGAAATGAGTGCAATGGTATCTGATCTCATGGGAATGTCTGTACAACCTAACAAAGCTATTGTAGGAGCAAATGCCTTTGCGCACAGTTCAGGAATTCACCAGGATGGAGTGATTAAAAACAGAGAGACTTATGAAATCATTGATCCTGCAGAAGTAGGCGTAAACGCCTCTTCAATTGTTCTTACAGCCAGAAGCGGACGCTCAGCCTTAGCCTACCGTTTTAAGCATATCGGATATGAAGTTACTAAAAATGAACTTGATTATCTGTATCAGGAATTCCTGAAAATTGCTGACCTTAAAAAAGAAATTGGCAACGATGATCTAAGCATGATGATGGATTCTTTCAGCAGAAAAATAGGATAG
- the infC gene encoding translation initiation factor IF-3 has product MINDKIRVRELRLVGDNVEPGIYPIDKARQIAAEQELDLVVISDKAEPFIARVLEYKKFLYEQKKKQKELKAKQVKVVVKEIRFGPQTDDHDYEFKKKHAEKFLEEGSKLKTYVFFKGRSIIFKDQGEILLLKLAQELEHVGKVDQLPKLEGKRMIMMMSPKKPAK; this is encoded by the coding sequence TTGATCAACGATAAAATTCGTGTGAGAGAGCTTCGTTTGGTGGGCGATAACGTAGAACCAGGAATTTATCCAATTGACAAAGCAAGACAGATTGCTGCAGAGCAGGAATTGGATCTGGTAGTAATTTCTGATAAAGCAGAACCTTTTATTGCAAGAGTATTAGAATATAAGAAATTCTTATACGAGCAAAAGAAAAAACAAAAGGAACTTAAAGCTAAGCAGGTAAAAGTGGTGGTGAAAGAGATCCGTTTCGGACCTCAGACAGACGACCATGATTATGAATTCAAAAAGAAGCATGCTGAAAAATTCCTTGAAGAAGGTTCGAAATTAAAGACCTACGTATTTTTTAAAGGACGTTCGATTATCTTTAAGGACCAGGGAGAAATTTTACTTTTAAAACTTGCTCAGGAACTGGAGCATGTTGGTAAAGTAGACCAGCTTCCTAAACTTGAAGGGAAAAGGATGATTATGATGATGAGTCCTAAAAAACCAGCAAAATAA
- a CDS encoding dipeptidase, which yields MNVINIDLHCDLLYYLLRSDATLDDREIGCSLPYLQDGNVKLQIMAMYAGTGADSTLYGVKQSELFSNLIKNENFFLFNQDNYEAADNKNRIGVLASIENASAFCNESQSLDSGFKNLETIIENVEKVFYIGITHHLENRFGGGNNATAGLKDDGKVLIDYIADRKIAIDLAHTSDQLAYDIFTYIDQRNYTIPVLASHSNYRSVYKNNRNLPDELAKEVIKRKGLIGLNFIKDYVDVNHPERIYEHIQYGLDLGGENSLAYGADYFYWKDHPDTSRHPFFFPEHANASVYPPLNKEIEERFSSDLVEKISHKNVLDFIENLYK from the coding sequence ATGAATGTTATAAATATTGATCTGCACTGCGATTTGTTATATTATTTGCTGAGATCTGATGCAACACTTGATGACAGGGAAATTGGCTGCTCGCTGCCCTATCTGCAAGACGGAAATGTAAAGCTTCAGATTATGGCTATGTATGCGGGAACAGGAGCCGATAGCACTTTATATGGCGTAAAGCAAAGTGAATTATTCTCAAATCTGATTAAAAATGAAAACTTTTTTCTTTTTAATCAGGACAATTATGAAGCTGCCGACAATAAAAACCGCATAGGAGTTCTGGCTTCTATAGAGAATGCATCTGCATTCTGTAACGAAAGTCAAAGTCTGGATTCCGGATTCAAAAATCTGGAAACAATTATTGAGAATGTAGAAAAAGTCTTCTATATCGGTATTACGCATCATCTTGAAAACCGTTTTGGAGGAGGAAATAATGCAACAGCAGGTTTAAAAGATGACGGAAAAGTGCTGATAGATTATATTGCAGACCGGAAAATTGCCATTGATTTAGCACATACAAGTGATCAGCTGGCTTACGATATTTTCACCTACATTGATCAGAGAAATTACACCATTCCTGTCCTCGCAAGCCATTCCAACTACAGATCCGTTTATAAAAATAACAGGAATCTTCCCGATGAACTGGCGAAGGAAGTGATTAAAAGAAAAGGTTTAATCGGTCTTAATTTTATCAAAGACTATGTTGATGTCAATCATCCTGAAAGAATTTACGAACATATTCAATACGGTTTGGATCTTGGAGGAGAAAATAGTTTAGCATATGGAGCAGATTATTTCTACTGGAAAGATCATCCGGATACATCCCGCCATCCTTTTTTCTTCCCGGAGCATGCCAATGCATCTGTATATCCACCGCTCAATAAGGAAATTGAAGAGCGTTTTTCATCAGATTTAGTGGAGAAAATCAGTCATAAAAATGTACTGGATTTTATAGAAAATCTATATAAATAA
- the thrS gene encoding threonine--tRNA ligase — translation MIKITLPDNSVKEFDGAVTPLDVAKSISEGLARNTISAIVNDKQVETTTPITTDSTVQLLTWNDDLGKKAFWHSSAHLLAQAILEFYPNAKLTIGPAIESGFYYDVDFGDESLSEKDFEKIEKKILENAKKGSTFSLYPVSKEDALKTYADNPYKVELISNLNDGEITFVTHDNFTDLCRGGHIPNTGIVKAVKILNAAGAYWRGNEKNPQLTRVYGISFPKQKDLTEYLERLEEAKRRDHRKLGKELGIFAFSEKVGAGLPLWLPKGTALRRKLENFLSDAQKKGGYEFVMSPHIGAKELYVTSGHWDKYGEDSFQPIKTPNEGEEFLLKPMNCPHHCEIYKTSQWSYRDLPKRYAEFGTVYRYEQSGELHGLTRVRGFTQDDAHLFCTPDQLSEEFEKVIDLTLYVFKSLGFEDFVTQVSLRDPENKQKYIGSDENWEKAESAIINAAQKKGLKTVIEYGEAAFYGPKLDFMVKDALGRKWQLGTIQVDYNLPERFDLHYIGNDNEKHRPVMIHRAPFGSMERFIAILLENTAGDFPLWLSPDQFIILPISEKYVDYSKKVSQFLENHDISGQIDDRNEKTGKKIRDAELNKIPFMLVVGENEEKEGTISVRRRGEGDLGVMKMEDFVAYFKKEAAI, via the coding sequence ATGATAAAAATTACACTTCCAGACAATAGCGTCAAAGAATTCGACGGAGCAGTGACTCCGCTAGATGTGGCAAAATCTATAAGCGAGGGATTGGCTAGAAACACCATTTCCGCAATTGTTAATGACAAACAAGTAGAAACAACCACACCTATAACCACGGATTCTACGGTACAGCTTTTGACCTGGAATGATGATCTTGGAAAGAAGGCTTTCTGGCACTCTTCTGCCCACCTTTTGGCGCAGGCAATCCTTGAGTTTTATCCTAATGCTAAGTTGACAATCGGTCCGGCCATTGAAAGCGGATTCTATTATGATGTAGATTTCGGGGATGAAAGCTTATCTGAAAAAGATTTTGAAAAGATTGAAAAAAAGATCCTGGAAAACGCGAAGAAAGGTTCTACCTTCTCTCTTTACCCGGTTTCTAAAGAAGATGCTTTAAAAACATATGCAGACAACCCTTACAAAGTGGAACTGATCTCTAATCTTAATGATGGGGAAATCACTTTTGTAACACATGATAACTTCACCGATTTATGCCGCGGTGGTCATATTCCGAATACAGGAATCGTAAAGGCGGTTAAAATATTAAATGCAGCAGGAGCTTACTGGAGAGGAAATGAAAAAAATCCTCAGTTAACAAGAGTATACGGTATTTCTTTCCCTAAACAGAAAGACCTAACTGAATATCTTGAAAGGTTAGAAGAAGCTAAAAGAAGAGACCATAGAAAATTAGGTAAAGAGCTTGGAATTTTTGCATTTTCTGAAAAAGTAGGTGCCGGTTTACCACTTTGGCTGCCAAAAGGAACTGCTTTAAGAAGAAAACTGGAGAATTTCCTTTCTGATGCTCAGAAAAAAGGAGGTTACGAGTTTGTAATGTCTCCACATATCGGGGCAAAAGAATTATATGTAACTTCAGGACACTGGGATAAATACGGGGAAGACAGCTTCCAGCCGATTAAAACTCCGAATGAAGGAGAAGAATTTTTATTGAAGCCAATGAACTGTCCTCACCACTGTGAAATTTACAAAACTTCACAATGGAGCTACAGGGATTTACCTAAAAGATATGCAGAATTCGGTACGGTATACAGATATGAGCAAAGTGGAGAGCTTCACGGATTGACAAGAGTTCGTGGATTTACTCAGGATGATGCTCACCTTTTCTGTACTCCGGATCAGCTTTCTGAAGAATTTGAGAAGGTAATTGACCTTACGCTTTATGTTTTCAAATCTTTAGGATTTGAAGATTTTGTAACTCAGGTTTCTTTGAGAGATCCTGAAAACAAACAAAAGTACATCGGTTCTGATGAAAACTGGGAAAAAGCAGAAAGCGCAATTATCAATGCAGCTCAGAAGAAAGGTTTAAAAACAGTGATCGAATACGGAGAAGCGGCATTCTATGGCCCTAAGCTTGATTTCATGGTGAAGGATGCTTTAGGAAGAAAATGGCAGCTGGGAACGATCCAGGTGGATTATAACCTTCCGGAAAGATTTGATCTTCACTATATCGGAAATGATAACGAAAAGCACAGACCGGTGATGATCCACAGAGCACCATTTGGTTCTATGGAGCGTTTCATCGCTATCTTGCTGGAAAATACAGCTGGTGATTTCCCATTATGGCTAAGCCCGGATCAGTTTATTATTCTACCGATCAGTGAAAAATATGTAGATTATTCAAAAAAAGTTTCACAATTTTTGGAAAATCACGATATTAGCGGTCAGATTGATGACAGAAACGAGAAGACAGGGAAAAAGATCCGTGATGCAGAATTGAATAAAATTCCTTTCATGCTTGTTGTAGGAGAAAATGAAGAAAAAGAAGGTACGATTTCTGTAAGAAGACGTGGTGAAGGAGATCTTGGCGTGATGAAGATGGAGGATTTCGTGGCTTACTTCAAAAAAGAAGCCGCCATATAA
- a CDS encoding resolvase, producing the protein MKFINQFFISSMVVLAGCSQQNKTSEKNKAEAESKQKTVTLADFKKIKGVDNVQEVPFQLFTRLDSVRFFVTPSKDAAHLKVAYNKLDNYYGFEEFEDFYSIHYSINNNISNSIEAFVLKSEFTPAYELTLKGADLYEIRSSTFKQSDDLKNKSFKKFGTITEISEQEFKANSKKQIGEVLVKNPSIQLQEDNWVYKENGREDVITQHESVSTETGPLANEYVGRSSYLNLEVFKENSDETADSYYSFFSIKNAVMFELSTEGYPQILPSKGWVSFVSSNNDVGSNFVISQYNPQTKKQINLLYVNFTNFKIADDKKAFWTDNDTFYAEVYPVNSSPASGKNRKTAYIKIQLKANLF; encoded by the coding sequence ATGAAATTCATCAATCAATTCTTTATATCATCAATGGTGGTTCTTGCGGGATGTAGTCAACAGAATAAAACATCAGAGAAGAACAAAGCAGAAGCTGAAAGTAAGCAAAAGACTGTAACATTAGCCGACTTCAAAAAAATAAAAGGGGTGGATAATGTTCAGGAGGTACCGTTTCAATTATTTACCAGACTTGATTCTGTCCGGTTTTTTGTAACTCCCAGCAAAGATGCCGCCCATCTGAAGGTGGCTTACAATAAACTGGATAATTATTACGGATTTGAAGAGTTTGAAGACTTCTACTCCATTCACTACAGCATTAATAACAACATTTCGAACAGTATTGAAGCATTTGTCCTGAAATCGGAATTTACTCCTGCATATGAGCTTACGCTAAAAGGAGCAGATCTTTATGAGATCCGAAGCAGCACATTTAAACAATCTGATGATTTGAAGAATAAATCCTTTAAGAAATTTGGAACGATTACGGAGATTTCAGAACAGGAATTTAAAGCTAATTCTAAAAAACAAATCGGTGAAGTGCTGGTAAAAAATCCAAGCATACAGTTGCAGGAAGATAACTGGGTATACAAAGAAAATGGCAGAGAAGACGTGATTACACAGCATGAAAGTGTCTCTACAGAAACCGGGCCGCTTGCCAATGAGTATGTAGGAAGGTCATCTTATTTAAATCTGGAAGTATTCAAAGAAAATTCTGATGAAACGGCCGATTCCTATTATTCTTTTTTCAGTATAAAAAATGCAGTTATGTTTGAACTCAGTACAGAAGGCTATCCACAGATTCTTCCTTCTAAAGGCTGGGTTAGCTTTGTTTCGTCCAATAACGATGTGGGGAGTAATTTTGTTATTTCCCAATATAATCCACAAACCAAAAAACAGATTAATCTTTTGTATGTCAATTTCACCAATTTCAAAATAGCAGATGATAAAAAGGCATTCTGGACAGATAATGACACCTTCTATGCGGAAGTCTATCCTGTTAATTCTTCTCCGGCCTCCGGTAAAAACCGGAAAACAGCTTATATCAAAATCCAGTTGAAGGCTAATCTGTTTTAA